One Gossypium hirsutum isolate 1008001.06 chromosome A11, Gossypium_hirsutum_v2.1, whole genome shotgun sequence genomic window carries:
- the LOC107923683 gene encoding exopolygalacturonase yields the protein MGVKEIITAISVLLLLFPSTVKPRAVGGAQPAGSAQSAGGAQGGAQGGAPGGGGGVTLDVVAQFGAKPDEKTDLSQPLLNAWKEACASPAPSKIVIPAGTFLLSRAVLEGPCKGPVDIQVQGTIKAPPDPSHFKDDIWVMFNHIEGFTMSGGGIFDGQGALAWSKNDCHKNKKCTLFPINIRFNFLTNAYIHDITTKDSKQFNVNVLGCKNITFEHFTVTNPEHSLNTDGIHIGRSDGVTILHSEIKTGDDCVSLGDGSKNVVVNGISCGPGHGISIGSLGKFQGEEPVAGIKIANCTITNTMNGVRIKSWPASYPGTASDMHFEDITMDNVSNPIIIDQQYCPWNQCDLKNPSRIKLSNISFKNIRGTAAGKEAVKLFCSAGFPCEGVELADIDLTYTGPDGPAISQCSNVSPKLSGKQNPPICAAPAATSPGGQAGPAKASPGGKASPGGQAGPSKASPGGKASPGATA from the exons ATGGGTGTAAAAGAGATTATCACTGCCATCTCAGTATTATTATTGCTTTTCCCTTCAACCGTTAAACCCCGAGCTGTTGGTGGTGCTCAACCTGCTGGAAGTGCTCAATCTGCTGGAGGTGCGCAGGGTGGAGCGCAGGGAGGTGCACCGGGAGGTGGAGGAGGTGTTACTTTGGATGTAGTTGCCCAATTTGGAGCAAAGCCCGATGAGAAAACAGATTTGAGTCAG cCATTGCTGAATGCGTGGAAAGAAGCATGCGCATCGCCAGCTCCGTCCAAAATAGTGATTCCTGCAGGGACGTTCCTTTTAAGTCGAGCAGTCCTGGAAGGTCCATGCAAGGGTCCTGTCGATATTCAAGTTCAAGGCACCATAAAGGCTCCGCCTGATCCTAGTCATTTCAAAGACGATATCTGGGTTATGTTCAACCACATCGAAGGGTTTACGATGTCCGGCGGTGGTATTTTCGATGGCCAAGGAGCCCTTGCTTGGTCCAAGAACGACtgtcataaaaataaaaagtgtACTTTATTTCCCATT AACATAAGATTCAATTTTCTGACGAACGCCTATATACATGATATAACCACCAAAGACAGCAAACAgtttaatgttaatgttttggGATGCAAAAACATTACTTTCGAGCATTTCACCGTCACTAACCCCGAGCATAGCTTAAACACCGATGGAATTCACATCGGGCGATCAGATGGAGTCACTATTCTGCACTCGGAGATAAAAACGGGGGACGATTGTGTTTCTTTGGGTGATGGTTCTAAGAATGTGGTCGTCAATGGAATTAGCTGCGGTCCTGGTCATGGTATTAGTATCGGCAGTCTCGGAAAGTTCCAAGGTGAAGAACCGGTTGCCGGAATTAAAATCGCGAACTGCACCATCACTAATACTATGAATGGTGTTAGAATCAAAAGTTGGCCAGCCTCTTATCCCGGCACAGCATCGGATATGCATTTTGAAGATATAACGATGGATAATGTTAGCAATCCTATCATTATCGACCAACAATATTGCCCATGGAATCAATGCGATTTAAAG AATCCATCACGAATTAAGCTTAGCAAtattagcttcaagaacatccgAGGCACTGCTGCAGGTAAAGAAGCTGTGAAGCTTTTTTGCAGCGCCGGATTCCCATGTGAAGGTGTGGAACTCGCAGACATTGACCTGACTTACACTGGACCCGATGGACCTGCCATATCCCAATGTTCCAATGTCAGTCCCAAACTTAGTGGCAAGCAAAACCCTCCTATATGTGCAGCCCCTGCCGCAACAAGCCCCGGTGGCCAAGCAGGCCCCGCCAAAGCAAGCCCTGGCGGCAAAGCAAGCCCCGGTGGCCAAGCAGGGCCCTCCAAAGCAAGCCCTGGCGGCAAAGCAAGCCCCGGTGCAACTGCTTAA